One part of the Deinococcota bacterium genome encodes these proteins:
- the rnhA gene encoding ribonuclease HI, with amino-acid sequence MNELHEPTPPVELKEVRVYTDGSCDTQSGAGGWGYLLQYGDAELEASGSQAKTTNNRMELTAAVRALETLKEPCRVVLVTDSQYLKRAFTDGWLDNWLRSGWKTAARQPVKNQDLWRRLLDLSRVHDLHWQWTRGHAGQRENERVDRLALTARKRGR; translated from the coding sequence ATGAACGAGCTACACGAACCCACGCCCCCTGTGGAGTTAAAGGAGGTCAGGGTCTACACCGACGGCTCCTGCGACACCCAGTCCGGCGCGGGCGGGTGGGGCTATCTCCTCCAGTACGGCGACGCCGAGCTCGAGGCCTCGGGCTCCCAGGCGAAGACCACCAACAACCGCATGGAGCTGACCGCCGCCGTGCGCGCCCTCGAGACGCTCAAGGAGCCCTGCCGCGTCGTCCTGGTGACCGACTCGCAGTACCTGAAGAGGGCCTTTACCGACGGCTGGCTCGACAACTGGCTGAGGAGCGGCTGGAAGACGGCCGCCAGGCAGCCGGTCAAGAACCAGGACCTGTGGCGGCGGCTTCTGGACCTGAGTCGCGTCCACGACCTCCACTGGCAGTGGACGAGAGGCCACGCCGGCCAGCGCGAAAACGAACGCGTCGACCGCCTGGCCCTGACCGCCAGAAAGCGGGGACGCTGA
- a CDS encoding M20/M25/M40 family metallo-hydrolase: MPNRDASLLNDLVALLEAICQTPAPTFEEAERGALIYGLLEAGGLRPHRDEVGNVTADLPGGEGPRVLVAAHLDTVFERGVDLTVRREGNRLCAPGIGDNSASLAVLSHLVLHGLEASRPRLTYAATVGEEGLGDLRGIRALLKARRHDFDCMIAIDGHLGTVIDRSVGSKRYSVRFFARGGHSWGDFPSPSAVHALGEAIHALNRMKVPREPRSSYNVGLVSGGTSVNAIAQEAGLFLDLRSVDAPALAHLEQQALAAVRQAGERLGVRVEVERVGDRPAAWVDNGPLAQAAVRALEGAGLSARRAASSTDANAAMAAGLPAITFGVYRGGDPHRLSEWLEPDSLVTGYRALGRLVAELAKL, translated from the coding sequence ATGCCTAACCGTGACGCCAGCCTGCTGAACGACCTCGTCGCCCTGCTCGAGGCCATCTGCCAGACGCCCGCGCCGACCTTCGAGGAGGCCGAGCGGGGCGCGCTCATCTATGGGCTGCTCGAGGCCGGCGGGCTCCGCCCCCACCGCGACGAGGTCGGCAACGTCACCGCCGATCTGCCCGGCGGCGAGGGGCCGCGCGTCCTCGTCGCGGCGCACCTGGACACCGTCTTCGAGCGCGGCGTGGACCTGACCGTCCGGCGCGAGGGAAACCGCCTCTGTGCGCCCGGCATCGGCGACAACAGCGCCAGCCTGGCGGTGCTCAGCCATCTCGTACTCCACGGGCTCGAGGCTTCGCGGCCCCGCCTCACCTACGCCGCGACGGTCGGCGAGGAGGGTTTGGGCGACCTGCGCGGCATCCGCGCCCTGCTCAAGGCGAGGCGCCACGACTTCGACTGCATGATCGCCATCGACGGCCACCTGGGCACGGTCATCGATCGCAGCGTGGGCTCCAAGCGCTACAGCGTGCGCTTTTTCGCGCGCGGCGGCCACTCCTGGGGCGACTTTCCCAGCCCCAGCGCCGTTCACGCCCTCGGCGAGGCGATCCACGCGCTGAACCGGATGAAGGTGCCGCGCGAGCCGCGCAGCTCCTACAACGTGGGCCTGGTCTCGGGTGGCACCAGCGTCAACGCCATCGCCCAGGAGGCTGGCCTCTTTCTCGACCTGCGCAGCGTGGACGCGCCTGCGCTGGCGCACCTCGAGCAGCAGGCGCTGGCGGCGGTGCGGCAGGCCGGTGAGCGCCTGGGCGTCAGGGTCGAGGTCGAGCGGGTCGGCGACCGACCCGCCGCCTGGGTGGACAATGGTCCCCTCGCCCAGGCGGCGGTGCGGGCCCTGGAGGGCGCCGGCCTGAGCGCCCGCAGGGCCGCGAGCAGCACCGACGCCAACGCCGCCATGGCCGCGGGTTTGCCCGCCATCACCTTTGGCGTCTACCGCGGCGGCGACCCGCACCGCCTGAGCGAGTGGCTCGAGCCCGACTCGCTTGTGACGGGCTACCGGGCGCTGGGGCGGCTCGTGGCGGAACTGGCGAAGCTGTAG
- a CDS encoding cyclic nucleotide-binding domain-containing protein, with the protein MNEIIEKVQPSFSAPSQTLNYSRKQTLYLSGDPAHSVFRVSDGLVRITRMTPEGRTLTVRHVMPGDFFGEEAFVNSRREEIAEALTNAQIEAIDPQMINHADLMTITQSLSNQMQRLMDYEYHLQTGDLRQRVSRYLLKLGGTPLATISDEGFVTVSATHELIAEGTASTRESVSKIITELRSDGFIESGYRNIILLKPNELEEIAEGL; encoded by the coding sequence ATGAACGAAATCATCGAGAAAGTCCAGCCCTCGTTTTCCGCGCCGAGCCAGACGCTGAACTACAGCCGCAAGCAGACCCTCTATCTGAGTGGCGACCCCGCACATTCGGTCTTTCGTGTCTCCGACGGTCTCGTCCGCATTACCCGGATGACCCCCGAGGGCCGTACCCTGACCGTGCGTCACGTGATGCCCGGCGACTTTTTCGGCGAGGAGGCCTTTGTGAACAGCCGGCGTGAGGAGATCGCCGAAGCTCTGACCAACGCTCAGATCGAGGCCATCGACCCGCAGATGATCAACCACGCCGACCTGATGACCATCACCCAGTCGCTGTCCAACCAGATGCAGCGCCTCATGGACTACGAGTATCACCTGCAGACGGGCGACCTGCGCCAGCGCGTGTCTCGCTACCTGCTCAAGCTCGGCGGTACGCCGCTCGCCACCATCAGCGACGAGGGCTTCGTGACCGTCTCGGCCACCCACGAGCTCATCGCCGAGGGCACCGCCAGCACCCGCGAGAGCGTCTCGAAGATAATTACCGAGCTGCGCTCGGACGGCTTCATCGAGTCGGGCTACCGCAACATCATTCTCCTCAAGCCCAACGAGCTCGAGGAGATCGCCGAAGGCTTATAG
- a CDS encoding MerR family transcriptional regulator: protein MLLAKYTVNEAEERTKVPATTLRQWERRYGFPAPERTESGYRLYSDEDISLIEEMRRHIASGVAASRAAELAKAERRRGDGPRPLAELQTELLAALLDLNETRADGVMSEAHALHPVNAVMLGLIQATMVEIGTRWHQGKLSTTTEHYASAYMNGRLRSLLALSGDSRTGATAVVTCAPLEQHELGPLILAVMLRRAGYRVFYLGANTPVADLHDMVQALRPGGVFISASTALAVGGLEASRELLGGMNTLVVYGGRAFGETPGLAERLGGHYLGPDAEGAVERFHERLSAGA from the coding sequence ATGCTATTAGCCAAGTACACGGTCAACGAAGCGGAGGAGCGAACCAAGGTTCCGGCCACTACCTTGCGGCAGTGGGAAAGGCGCTACGGCTTTCCCGCGCCGGAACGCACCGAGTCCGGTTACCGCCTCTACAGCGACGAGGACATCTCGCTTATCGAGGAGATGAGGCGGCACATCGCCTCGGGCGTCGCGGCCTCGCGGGCCGCCGAGCTGGCCAAGGCCGAGAGGCGGCGCGGCGACGGCCCGCGCCCGCTGGCCGAGTTGCAGACAGAACTCCTAGCGGCGCTCTTGGATCTCAACGAGACGAGGGCCGACGGGGTGATGAGCGAGGCCCACGCGCTTCATCCGGTCAACGCGGTCATGCTGGGGCTCATCCAGGCCACCATGGTCGAGATCGGCACCAGGTGGCACCAGGGCAAGCTGAGCACCACCACCGAGCACTACGCCAGCGCCTACATGAACGGCCGCCTGCGCTCGCTGCTCGCCCTCTCCGGCGACAGCAGGACCGGCGCGACCGCCGTCGTCACCTGCGCGCCTTTGGAGCAGCACGAGCTCGGCCCGCTCATCCTCGCGGTGATGTTGCGGCGGGCCGGCTACCGGGTCTTCTATCTGGGCGCCAACACTCCCGTGGCGGACCTGCACGACATGGTGCAGGCCTTGCGCCCCGGCGGCGTGTTCATCTCGGCCTCGACCGCGCTCGCGGTGGGGGGGCTCGAGGCGAGCCGCGAGCTGCTCGGCGGCATGAACACGCTGGTCGTGTACGGGGGCAGGGCCTTTGGCGAAACCCCCGGCCTGGCGGAGCGCTTGGGCGGCCATTACCTGGGCCCGGACGCGGAGGGCGCCGTCGAGCGCTTTCACGAGCGCTTGTCGGCGGGGGCGTGA
- a CDS encoding complex I NDUFA9 subunit family protein, with product MTIVVTGASGFVGAHLVKALSAAGHRVVALSRGGEAPAETVLAEAVLAETVLAETVLAETETRDSVTAAKGEVTSGEGLAEAFHRADAVIHLVGIIRETKGASFERVHVEGTRQVLAAARQAGVTRFVHMSALGADERSESRYRATKAQAERLVRASGLKWTVFRPSLIFGPGDDFFGNILRRLVTGYPLVIPQIGRGDFPFRPVWIGDVVSALAQSLAKPETVGQSYELVGPREYRFAELLERVKAALGSNKPRFPVPVALMRLAVPLMQVLPEPPITPDQFRMLLAGNTADPAAMRATFALEWRSLETELPRILARA from the coding sequence ATGACCATCGTGGTGACGGGCGCGAGCGGCTTCGTCGGCGCTCATCTGGTAAAGGCGCTGAGCGCTGCCGGACATCGTGTCGTCGCCCTGTCCAGAGGCGGTGAGGCCCCGGCCGAGACAGTGCTGGCTGAGGCAGTGTTGGCCGAGACAGTGTTGGCCGAGACAGTGTTGGCCGAGACAGAGACACGCGACAGCGTCACCGCCGCCAAGGGCGAGGTGACGAGCGGGGAAGGGCTCGCCGAGGCGTTTCACCGCGCGGACGCGGTCATCCACCTCGTCGGCATCATCCGCGAGACGAAAGGGGCGAGCTTCGAGAGGGTCCACGTCGAGGGGACGCGCCAGGTCTTGGCGGCGGCTCGGCAGGCCGGCGTCACGCGCTTTGTCCACATGAGCGCGCTGGGCGCGGACGAAAGGAGCGAGAGCCGCTACAGGGCGACCAAGGCGCAGGCCGAGAGGCTGGTGCGGGCTTCAGGGCTTAAGTGGACGGTCTTTCGCCCGAGCCTCATCTTCGGCCCCGGCGACGACTTTTTCGGCAATATCTTGAGGCGCCTGGTGACGGGCTATCCGCTGGTCATCCCGCAGATAGGCCGGGGGGACTTTCCCTTTCGCCCGGTGTGGATCGGCGACGTGGTGAGCGCCTTGGCGCAGAGCTTGGCGAAGCCCGAGACGGTCGGTCAGAGCTACGAGCTGGTGGGGCCGAGGGAGTACCGCTTCGCCGAGCTCCTGGAGCGCGTCAAGGCTGCCTTGGGCAGCAACAAGCCCAGATTTCCGGTGCCCGTGGCCTTGATGCGTTTGGCCGTCCCGCTGATGCAGGTCCTGCCCGAGCCGCCCATCACCCCAGACCAGTTCAGAATGCTCCTGGCCGGCAATACCGCTGACCCTGCGGCGATGCGGGCGACCTTCGCGCTCGAGTGGCGCAGTCTCGAGACCGAGCTGCCCCGCATCCTGGCGCGCGCATGA
- a CDS encoding response regulator transcription factor, whose product MIRLLLCDDHAMFRQGLKGLLEIEEDVRVIGEAATGREAIRYALETRPDIIVMDIQMPELDGVRATQAILGEFPEAKVIILTMYRQDRYVFEAIKAGARGYMLKDADSSELIGAIRRVAEGETLLGAEMAASILDEFKKVKEELPSETVSELTEREATILRLLAHGCSNQQIADKLGVSEKTVRNRLSEIFSKLRLNNRTQAALYALREGIATLKDDGP is encoded by the coding sequence ATGATCAGGCTTTTGCTCTGTGACGACCACGCCATGTTCCGGCAGGGGCTTAAGGGCCTGCTCGAGATCGAGGAGGACGTGCGCGTCATCGGCGAGGCGGCTACTGGGCGCGAGGCGATTCGCTACGCGCTGGAGACCCGCCCCGACATCATCGTCATGGACATCCAGATGCCCGAGCTCGACGGCGTCCGGGCGACCCAGGCCATCTTGGGCGAGTTTCCCGAGGCCAAGGTCATCATCCTCACCATGTACCGCCAGGACCGCTACGTCTTCGAGGCGATCAAGGCCGGCGCCCGCGGTTACATGCTCAAGGACGCCGACTCGTCGGAGCTGATCGGCGCCATCCGGCGCGTGGCGGAGGGGGAGACGCTGCTGGGCGCGGAGATGGCCGCGTCCATCTTGGACGAGTTCAAGAAGGTCAAGGAGGAGCTGCCCAGTGAGACGGTCTCCGAGTTGACCGAGCGGGAGGCGACCATCTTGCGGCTGCTGGCCCACGGCTGCTCGAACCAGCAGATCGCCGACAAGCTTGGCGTCAGCGAGAAGACGGTGCGCAACCGGCTCTCGGAGATCTTCTCCAAGCTGCGCCTCAACAACCGCACTCAGGCCGCCCTCTACGCGCTCCGCGAGGGCATCGCCACCTTAAAAGACGATGGGCCGTGA